In Xylanibacter ruminicola 23, a single genomic region encodes these proteins:
- a CDS encoding DUF1846 domain-containing protein, with amino-acid sequence MKIGFDNDKYLKIQSEHIKERIAQFDGKLYMELGGKLFDDHHASRVLPGFKPDSKLRMLGQLRDSIEIVIVVSAEDIEKNKVRADLGITYDEDVLRLRDEFMGRNFMVGSVVITHYNGQHAADQFRHRLEREGIKSYIHYPIDGYPHNVELIASDEGFGKNDYVETSRPLVIVTAPGPGSGKMATCLSQLYNENKRGIRAGYAKFETFPVWNLPLKHPVNIAYEAATADLNDVNMIDPFHLEAYNKTAVNYNRDIEIFPVLNALFEGIYGENPYKSPTDMGVNMIGFCISDDEICCKASKDEIIRRFYDATNKMADGADNESEVNKIRMLFNQAKITTAFRPVTTAAYEKKIETGLQAAAIELEDGTIITAKSSPLLGCSAALLINAMKYLAEINHEEKLIPQSLIEPVQKTKIEYLGGKNPRLHTDEVLVALSVLSNDDEKCRKALEQLPKLRGCQVHTTVMLSEVDRKIFKKLGCGLTCDPVKKK; translated from the coding sequence ATGAAAATAGGTTTCGATAACGACAAGTATCTCAAGATTCAGTCTGAGCATATCAAGGAGCGCATCGCTCAGTTCGACGGCAAGCTCTACATGGAGTTAGGTGGCAAACTGTTCGACGACCACCATGCATCGCGTGTTCTGCCAGGTTTCAAGCCCGACAGTAAGCTGCGCATGCTGGGACAGTTGCGCGACAGCATCGAGATTGTCATCGTGGTTAGCGCCGAGGACATCGAGAAGAACAAGGTACGTGCCGACCTCGGCATTACCTACGACGAGGATGTACTGCGTTTGCGCGATGAGTTCATGGGCCGCAACTTCATGGTGGGCAGTGTGGTTATTACCCACTACAACGGTCAGCATGCTGCCGATCAGTTCCGTCATCGTCTGGAGCGCGAGGGCATCAAATCATACATCCACTACCCCATCGACGGTTACCCACACAACGTGGAGCTGATTGCCAGCGACGAAGGCTTTGGAAAGAACGATTACGTAGAGACCTCACGTCCACTCGTTATCGTAACAGCTCCTGGTCCTGGTAGCGGTAAGATGGCTACCTGTCTGAGTCAGCTCTACAACGAGAACAAGCGTGGCATCCGTGCCGGATATGCAAAGTTCGAGACCTTCCCCGTATGGAACCTGCCTTTGAAGCATCCTGTAAACATCGCCTACGAAGCTGCAACTGCCGACCTGAACGATGTGAACATGATCGATCCCTTCCACCTGGAGGCATACAACAAGACTGCCGTGAACTACAATCGCGACATCGAAATCTTCCCCGTGCTTAATGCTCTCTTCGAGGGCATCTATGGCGAGAATCCTTACAAGTCGCCCACCGATATGGGTGTGAACATGATTGGTTTCTGCATCAGCGACGATGAGATTTGCTGCAAGGCTTCGAAGGATGAGATCATCCGCCGTTTCTACGATGCAACCAACAAGATGGCCGACGGTGCTGATAACGAGAGCGAGGTAAACAAGATACGTATGCTCTTTAATCAGGCCAAGATTACTACCGCCTTCCGTCCGGTTACCACAGCTGCCTACGAGAAGAAGATCGAGACAGGTCTGCAGGCTGCTGCTATCGAGCTTGAGGATGGTACTATCATCACCGCCAAGTCGTCGCCACTGTTAGGTTGCAGTGCCGCTCTGCTTATCAATGCCATGAAATATCTGGCAGAGATAAATCACGAGGAGAAGCTGATTCCACAGAGTCTGATTGAACCTGTACAGAAGACCAAGATTGAATACTTAGGTGGTAAGAACCCCCGCCTGCATACCGACGAGGTACTGGTAGCCCTGAGCGTACTCTCTAACGACGACGAGAAATGTCGCAAAGCCTTGGAGCAGTTGCCCAAGCTGCGCGGCTGTCAGGTACACACCACCGTTATGCTGAGCGAGGTTGACCGCAAGATCTTCAAGAAATTAGGTTGTGGATTGACATGCGACCCAGTAAAGAAAAAATAA
- a CDS encoding MFS transporter: protein MRPSKEKINNSPFARWIVLIIVATAMMMGYFVNDVMSPLETLLELPKEQGGLGWTPSDYGFFSGAGSFINVFLLMLFFSGLILDKMGIRFTGTLACSLMALGTLIKYYAVTAEFGNEPIAFLDYQLPASAVWASLGFAIFGVGYEMTGISVSKAMVRWFTGHELALAMGIQLAMARLGTAAALSISAPIARHYTLSMPLLISLAFLIIGLLAFLVFCVMDRKLDDSGQTTEDNADNTQYEEQFHFSDILVTLRNPGFWLITLFCVLFYSAVSPFLKFSTKLMVMKYGVDPDIAGFFSSIAPFGTILMTPLFGLIYDRYGKGVTLVITGALMLTAVHFGFSLPIHSSTIAIALMVTLSIGYSLAPAALWPCVPKIIPLKCLGTAYSMIFFIQNFGRAVIPMCVGRANETDPTYTTSMLIFGFTALGAAVTAIAILVIDKKKNYGLQLPNIKK, encoded by the coding sequence ATGCGACCCAGTAAAGAAAAAATAAATAACTCGCCTTTTGCGAGATGGATAGTGCTCATCATCGTGGCAACCGCCATGATGATGGGCTATTTCGTTAACGACGTTATGTCGCCACTCGAAACGCTCCTTGAACTGCCCAAGGAGCAGGGAGGCTTAGGTTGGACACCATCCGACTATGGTTTCTTCTCAGGCGCAGGCAGTTTTATCAATGTATTTCTGTTGATGCTCTTCTTCTCGGGATTGATTCTCGACAAGATGGGTATCCGTTTTACAGGCACGTTAGCCTGTTCGCTGATGGCCTTAGGCACACTGATAAAGTATTATGCCGTAACGGCCGAATTCGGTAACGAGCCCATAGCATTTCTCGATTATCAGCTGCCCGCCTCAGCCGTTTGGGCATCCTTGGGATTTGCTATATTCGGTGTAGGCTACGAGATGACAGGTATCAGTGTATCAAAAGCCATGGTACGATGGTTCACTGGTCACGAGTTAGCCTTGGCCATGGGCATCCAGTTGGCCATGGCCCGTTTGGGCACCGCTGCAGCCCTGAGCATCTCAGCCCCCATCGCCCGCCACTACACACTCTCCATGCCACTATTAATATCACTGGCATTCTTAATCATCGGTCTGTTGGCATTCCTGGTATTCTGCGTAATGGACCGCAAGTTAGATGATAGTGGACAAACAACAGAGGATAACGCTGATAACACGCAGTATGAGGAGCAATTCCATTTCTCTGATATCCTCGTCACCCTTCGTAATCCCGGTTTCTGGCTCATTACACTGTTCTGCGTATTGTTCTATTCGGCCGTATCTCCATTCCTCAAGTTCTCAACCAAACTGATGGTGATGAAATATGGTGTTGATCCCGATATCGCAGGATTCTTCTCATCGATTGCACCCTTCGGTACCATTCTGATGACACCATTATTCGGACTGATTTACGACCGCTATGGCAAAGGCGTAACCTTAGTAATTACAGGTGCACTTATGCTTACAGCCGTTCATTTCGGTTTCTCACTGCCTATTCACAGCAGCACCATCGCTATCGCTTTGATGGTAACACTCAGCATTGGCTACTCGTTGGCACCTGCCGCCTTATGGCCTTGCGTACCAAAGATTATCCCACTGAAGTGTTTAGGCACCGCTTACTCCATGATTTTCTTTATCCAGAACTTCGGACGTGCTGTGATTCCCATGTGTGTAGGACGAGCTAATGAAACTGATCCTACCTACACTACCTCGATGCTGATTTTTGGATTTACGGCATTAGGCGCAGCTGTAACAGCGATTGCCATACTGGTAATCGACAAGAAAAAGAACTACGGGTTGCAACTGCCGAATATTAAAAAATAA
- a CDS encoding endonuclease/exonuclease/phosphatase family protein: MILSLLLSGFLTFVELNCENLFDYTHDAGKQDTEFLPESDRHWTSRRYWHKLNMVAQELLSCSDEGNGIPDLVALCEVENDSVMRDFTRRSLLRHAGYQYLMTSSPDERGIDVALLYAPASFAPIRSYAIRVNPVEGMRVTRDILYACGETVSGDTLHVFVVHQPSKFGGEKHSRPFRLAVADRLCQSIDSIRAISPDAKLMVAGDFNDGALSPSLLQYEQHGLVNLTKHAKGANGVRGTYRYKGEWESIDHILGSSSINNKVDTAFIHAPKFLLEEDARYGGYRPRRTYIGPRYQGGFSDHLPLVVRLIF; this comes from the coding sequence ATGATACTCAGTCTGCTGTTATCGGGCTTCTTGACATTTGTAGAGTTGAACTGCGAAAACTTGTTCGACTATACTCACGATGCTGGTAAGCAGGATACTGAATTTCTTCCAGAATCGGACAGACATTGGACGTCGAGACGTTATTGGCATAAACTGAATATGGTGGCTCAGGAATTGCTTTCGTGTTCGGATGAAGGTAATGGTATCCCTGATTTGGTGGCATTATGTGAGGTTGAAAACGATTCGGTGATGCGTGATTTCACGCGTCGCTCGCTGTTGCGTCATGCTGGCTATCAGTATCTGATGACTTCTTCGCCCGATGAGCGCGGCATTGATGTGGCGCTCCTTTATGCGCCAGCTTCGTTTGCACCCATCCGTAGTTATGCTATTCGTGTGAATCCTGTCGAGGGCATGCGTGTTACACGAGATATACTGTATGCCTGTGGCGAAACTGTTTCTGGTGATACACTCCATGTATTTGTGGTGCATCAGCCCAGTAAGTTTGGTGGCGAGAAACATAGTCGCCCATTCAGACTGGCTGTGGCAGATCGACTTTGCCAATCGATAGATTCTATCCGAGCCATCTCTCCTGACGCTAAACTGATGGTTGCGGGCGACTTTAATGATGGTGCCCTTAGTCCAAGTCTGTTACAGTACGAGCAACATGGTTTGGTGAACCTGACCAAACATGCCAAGGGTGCCAATGGTGTTCGTGGCACCTATCGTTACAAAGGCGAGTGGGAGAGTATCGATCATATATTAGGCAGTTCCTCTATTAATAATAAGGTGGATACCGCTTTTATTCATGCACCGAAGTTCTTATTAGAAGAGGATGCCAGATATGGCGGGTATCGACCACGAAGAACGTATATCGGTCCTCGCTACCAGGGTGGTTTCAGCGACCACCTGCCATTAGTTGTACGACTTATTTTTTAA
- a CDS encoding Na+/H+ antiporter NhaC family protein, whose product MISFIPFIVLIVLITCCVAVFGNATLDGASQVSLLAASAVSVLIGHFSKRLEWENLEKEITDKIASCTPAIIILLLIGAIGGTWMVSGIVPTMIYYGMQIIRPEVFLVSSSVLCALVSLMIGSSWTTVATIGVALMGIGKAHGFDDGWIAGSIITGAYFGDKLSPLSDTTVLASSVSGTPLFTHIRYMLYTTVPSFLVSLSIFLIAGLMMNVSGHGNVQEFMDGLQHTFVISPWLLIVPVLTGVMIARRWPSMVVLFLAILLAAVVGLLVQPDLIRQISGHDGFLSSYKGMMQVCYGSTNIETGVPMLNDLVQTSGMGGMMPTIWLIICAQTFGGALTATGQLADLMKVVLRWVRGTASLVASTVGTSLFCNIAMADQYLSIMLASSMFKDVYKKGGYEARLLSRSCEDGATVTSVLVPWNTCGLTQSTVLGVATLTYLPYCFFNILSPITSILVAGLGWKIKRK is encoded by the coding sequence GCCGTTTTTGGCAACGCAACTTTAGATGGTGCCAGTCAGGTGTCGTTGTTGGCGGCATCGGCAGTTAGTGTGTTAATAGGCCATTTCTCCAAACGACTGGAATGGGAGAATCTGGAAAAAGAGATAACGGATAAGATAGCCAGTTGTACACCGGCTATCATTATCCTTTTGTTGATCGGTGCCATCGGTGGAACCTGGATGGTATCGGGCATTGTGCCTACGATGATCTATTACGGCATGCAGATTATCCGCCCCGAGGTGTTCTTGGTGAGCAGTAGTGTGCTGTGTGCATTGGTGAGTTTGATGATCGGTTCGTCGTGGACTACCGTTGCTACCATCGGTGTTGCGCTGATGGGTATCGGTAAGGCACATGGTTTTGATGATGGCTGGATTGCCGGTTCTATCATCACAGGTGCTTATTTTGGTGATAAGTTGTCGCCATTGAGCGATACTACTGTGTTGGCTTCGAGTGTATCGGGTACGCCGTTGTTTACGCATATCCGTTATATGCTTTATACCACGGTGCCTTCGTTCTTGGTATCGCTTTCTATCTTCCTGATTGCAGGACTGATGATGAACGTATCGGGTCATGGCAATGTGCAGGAGTTTATGGACGGCTTGCAGCATACGTTTGTGATTTCGCCTTGGTTGTTGATAGTACCTGTACTGACAGGTGTGATGATTGCGCGCCGTTGGCCATCGATGGTGGTACTGTTCCTGGCTATTCTGTTGGCAGCCGTGGTAGGCTTGTTGGTACAGCCCGACCTGATCCGACAGATTTCGGGTCACGATGGTTTCCTGTCATCTTACAAAGGTATGATGCAGGTATGTTACGGCAGTACGAATATTGAGACGGGTGTGCCGATGCTGAACGATCTGGTGCAGACCAGTGGTATGGGGGGCATGATGCCGACTATCTGGCTGATTATTTGCGCACAGACTTTCGGTGGCGCGCTGACGGCAACCGGACAGTTAGCCGACCTGATGAAGGTGGTGCTGCGCTGGGTGCGTGGTACAGCTTCGTTGGTAGCTTCGACGGTTGGCACCTCGCTGTTCTGCAATATTGCGATGGCCGATCAGTACCTGTCGATTATGCTGGCCAGTTCGATGTTTAAGGATGTATATAAGAAAGGTGGCTACGAGGCCCGTTTGCTGAGTCGCAGTTGCGAAGATGGTGCAACGGTAACCTCGGTACTGGTGCCTTGGAACACTTGCGGACTTACCCAGAGCACCGTGCTTGGTGTGGCTACGCTCACTTATCTGCCTTATTGTTTCTTCAATATCCTGTCGCCTATCACGAGTATCCTTGTGGCAGGGCTTGGCTGGAAAATCAAGCGTAAATGA